One Streptomyces sp. NBC_01217 genomic region harbors:
- a CDS encoding helix-turn-helix transcriptional regulator gives MSSDEGASRAGPERPLAEDHVAERIKLEREARGWSTVTLAERMADAGHPVNQSAIWRIESGKPRRRVNLDEALGFCKVFDLTFDELTSPPGQLANPLVRRLVGDYVARWKEWRALGKDMRRIQDELAAYTDANPNQEDMVKALLTHELTIASNGEFHHHLGAPTRLRSYLGERMDAPSEQS, from the coding sequence GAGCAGTGACGAAGGCGCCTCTCGCGCGGGGCCGGAGCGGCCGCTGGCCGAAGATCACGTCGCGGAGCGCATCAAGCTCGAACGCGAGGCGCGCGGATGGAGCACGGTCACCCTGGCCGAGCGAATGGCAGACGCCGGGCACCCGGTCAACCAGTCCGCTATCTGGCGCATCGAGAGCGGCAAGCCCCGCCGCCGGGTCAACCTCGATGAGGCGCTCGGCTTCTGCAAGGTCTTCGACCTGACCTTCGACGAGCTGACCAGCCCCCCCGGCCAGCTCGCCAACCCGCTGGTCCGTCGTCTCGTCGGCGACTACGTCGCGAGATGGAAGGAATGGCGGGCCCTGGGCAAGGACATGCGCCGGATCCAGGACGAACTCGCGGCGTACACGGACGCCAACCCCAACCAGGAAGACATGGTCAAGGCTCTGCTGACCCACGAGCTGACCATCGCCTCGAACGGCGAGTTCCATCACCACCTCGGAGCGCCAACTCGGCTCCGCAGCTACCTCGGCGAGCGCATGGACGCGCCGTCCGAACAGAGCTGA
- a CDS encoding helix-turn-helix domain-containing protein, protein MHRTELPLAQIADLLDVPESDLRDLLAERRPAGGDTTLVALTVAEAARRIGIGRTKLYEYVTSGEIASVKIGSLRRIPAEAVNDFLARRLTTSDFGTAA, encoded by the coding sequence TTGCATCGCACCGAACTGCCCCTTGCCCAGATAGCGGACCTGCTGGACGTCCCCGAGTCCGACCTGCGAGACCTGCTCGCCGAACGACGCCCCGCCGGAGGCGACACCACCCTCGTGGCCCTCACCGTTGCTGAAGCCGCGCGCCGCATCGGCATCGGCCGCACGAAACTGTACGAGTACGTCACCTCCGGCGAGATCGCCTCGGTCAAGATCGGCAGCTTGCGCCGCATCCCAGCAGAGGCGGTGAACGACTTTCTGGCCCGGCGCCTCACGACCAGCGACTTCGGGACCGCAGCATGA
- a CDS encoding tyrosine-type recombinase/integrase gives MTRGATAKGRQPNGASSIFHGKDGRWHGYVTVGTKDDGAPDRRHISRKTRPDVTKAVRELERQRDKGAVRKAGQSWTLETWVVHWVENIAAPNVSENTIDGYRVAVYHHLIPGLGAHRLEKLEPEHLERFYKKMQETGSAAGTAHQTHRTVRTALNEAVRRGHLTVNPATIAKGPRVEEEEVEPYSIEEVQRLLAEAHKHRNTARWVIALALGLRQGEVLGMQWSDVDFELDVIRVRRGRLRPRYQHGCGDRCGRKPGFCPQKINTRRETKTVKSRAGQRPIGVPGELMKLLRRHKEEQDRERKRARDLWTEKGYVFTSPTGEPLNPNTDFHKWKDLLEAAKVRDGRLHDARHTAATVLLILGVSDAVVDGIMGWEPGKSARMRRRYQHLTSRVLKDTADKVGGLLWGNAPAQAVGGSLSGADQSPVPAELMVHVARLGERRVPFLQREHAAEVVAQWSEDWPDRTAEVEEWDRGRWERNGPGGVREVRDRMPERTVVFHARALFRPSGERESTALPEQWSVPTWEFEIGAYTNRPSVWRTVRIPGTGQEVEANARGTDKVAVGAAFAEACTQAVDRAQNPGKYGDADEW, from the coding sequence ATGACGCGGGGCGCGACGGCGAAGGGCCGTCAGCCCAACGGCGCCTCTTCGATTTTCCATGGCAAGGACGGCCGTTGGCACGGATACGTCACCGTCGGCACCAAGGACGACGGCGCACCTGACCGGCGCCACATCAGCCGCAAGACCCGTCCTGACGTGACCAAGGCTGTCCGCGAGCTGGAGCGCCAGCGGGACAAGGGGGCCGTCCGCAAGGCCGGCCAGAGCTGGACGTTGGAGACCTGGGTCGTCCACTGGGTCGAGAACATTGCCGCGCCGAACGTCTCCGAGAACACGATCGACGGCTACCGCGTCGCGGTCTACCACCACCTCATACCTGGCCTGGGCGCCCACCGCTTGGAGAAGCTGGAGCCGGAGCACCTGGAGCGCTTCTACAAGAAGATGCAGGAAACCGGAAGCGCCGCCGGCACCGCCCACCAGACGCACCGGACCGTCCGCACCGCGCTCAACGAGGCGGTGCGTCGGGGTCACCTCACGGTCAATCCGGCCACGATTGCCAAAGGCCCTCGTGTCGAAGAGGAGGAGGTTGAGCCGTACTCGATCGAGGAGGTCCAGCGCCTGCTCGCCGAAGCGCACAAGCATCGCAACACCGCACGCTGGGTCATCGCCCTGGCGCTCGGCCTGCGGCAGGGCGAGGTCCTCGGCATGCAGTGGAGTGACGTTGACTTCGAACTCGATGTGATCCGCGTGCGCCGAGGTCGGCTGCGGCCCCGCTATCAGCACGGATGCGGCGACCGCTGCGGGCGTAAGCCGGGCTTCTGCCCTCAGAAGATCAATACGCGTCGCGAGACCAAGACCGTGAAGTCCCGCGCCGGCCAGCGGCCCATCGGTGTCCCGGGTGAGTTGATGAAGCTGCTTCGTCGGCACAAGGAGGAACAGGATCGCGAGCGGAAGCGCGCACGCGATCTGTGGACGGAGAAGGGGTACGTATTCACCTCGCCGACCGGCGAGCCCTTGAACCCGAACACGGACTTCCATAAATGGAAGGACCTCCTGGAGGCGGCGAAAGTCCGCGACGGCCGCCTCCACGATGCTCGCCACACCGCGGCGACCGTCCTGCTGATTCTCGGTGTCTCAGACGCGGTTGTGGACGGAATCATGGGCTGGGAGCCCGGAAAGTCTGCGCGGATGCGCCGCCGCTACCAGCACCTCACCAGCCGTGTCCTGAAGGACACGGCAGACAAGGTCGGTGGGCTCCTCTGGGGCAATGCCCCGGCTCAGGCGGTCGGAGGCTCATTGTCTGGCGCCGACCAGAGCCCTGTCCCTGCTGAGCTGATGGTCCACGTCGCCCGCCTTGGTGAGCGGCGGGTGCCCTTCCTTCAGCGAGAGCATGCTGCCGAGGTCGTTGCCCAGTGGAGCGAGGACTGGCCGGACCGAACGGCCGAGGTCGAGGAGTGGGATCGCGGGCGCTGGGAGCGCAACGGCCCCGGTGGTGTGCGGGAGGTCCGTGATCGGATGCCCGAGCGGACGGTGGTCTTTCACGCCCGTGCGCTGTTCCGTCCCAGCGGAGAGCGAGAGTCGACAGCGCTCCCCGAACAGTGGTCCGTGCCGACCTGGGAGTTCGAAATCGGTGCCTACACCAACCGCCCGTCGGTCTGGCGCACGGTCCGAATCCCCGGTACGGGCCAAGAGGTCGAGGCCAACGCGCGCGGTACGGACAAAGTGGCCGTGGGGGCCGCCTTCGCCGAGGCGTGTACACAAGCTGTGGACCGCGCGCAGAACCCGGGGAAGTACGGCGACGCAGACGAGTGGTAG